Proteins encoded together in one Alteribacter keqinensis window:
- a CDS encoding flotillin family protein yields the protein MNDLSLIVGGVVFAIILVLVLLFVTKYTTVGKNEALIVTGSVLGGGKSVVSDDEGKKVKIIHGGGAFIIPVLQQARRISLENHKLEVGANNVYSKQGVPVSVNGNAIIKIGSSVQEISTAAEQYIGKYDDLKTEARQVLEGHLRAILSSMTVEEINSDREVFAKEVQKVAATDLSKMGLRILSFTTNEVSDKNGYLDALGQPQIAAVKRDAAIARAEREKEARIENARAEQEAKAAEYTRDAEIANSQKEKELKVAEYRRQQEEAKAQADQAYSLQEARAQQKVTEERMQVNIIERQKQIELEEKEILRREKQYDAEVKKKADAERYAVEQEAEAQKARELRAAEAERERGKAEADVILSKGLAEAEAKEKIAEAYSKYGQAAMLNMITEMLPEYAKQAAQPLGNIDKITVVDTGGSGSNGGANKVTGYATNLMAGLQESLKASSGLDIKELLESYAGKGNVKDSIDNLAGEVASTKDTTETKATEKNQ from the coding sequence ATGAATGATCTTAGTTTAATTGTAGGCGGTGTCGTCTTTGCTATTATTCTGGTACTCGTTTTACTATTTGTAACCAAATATACGACTGTGGGGAAGAACGAAGCCTTAATTGTTACCGGCAGCGTGCTCGGTGGAGGCAAAAGCGTTGTATCCGATGACGAAGGAAAGAAAGTGAAAATTATTCACGGTGGCGGTGCATTTATCATCCCTGTTCTTCAGCAGGCAAGACGGATCAGTCTTGAAAACCACAAGCTTGAAGTTGGAGCAAACAATGTTTACTCCAAGCAGGGTGTTCCTGTTTCCGTAAACGGAAATGCGATTATTAAAATTGGCTCCAGCGTTCAGGAAATCTCCACTGCAGCTGAGCAGTATATCGGAAAATATGATGATTTGAAAACTGAAGCACGCCAGGTTCTTGAAGGACACTTACGAGCGATTCTCAGTTCAATGACTGTAGAGGAAATTAACTCTGACCGTGAAGTGTTTGCCAAGGAAGTTCAAAAGGTGGCTGCCACAGACCTCAGTAAAATGGGACTGCGAATCCTTTCCTTTACAACAAATGAAGTCAGTGATAAAAACGGCTACCTGGATGCTCTCGGACAGCCGCAGATTGCAGCTGTAAAGCGTGATGCTGCCATTGCACGTGCGGAACGTGAAAAAGAAGCAAGAATCGAAAACGCCCGTGCGGAACAGGAAGCAAAAGCAGCGGAGTATACACGTGATGCTGAAATTGCAAACTCCCAGAAGGAAAAAGAATTGAAAGTTGCCGAGTACCGCAGGCAGCAGGAAGAAGCAAAAGCCCAGGCTGACCAGGCATACTCCCTGCAGGAAGCCCGTGCCCAGCAGAAAGTAACAGAAGAACGTATGCAGGTAAACATTATTGAAAGACAAAAGCAGATTGAGCTTGAAGAAAAAGAGATCCTGAGACGTGAAAAGCAGTATGATGCAGAAGTGAAGAAGAAAGCCGATGCCGAGCGTTATGCTGTAGAGCAGGAAGCAGAAGCGCAAAAAGCCCGTGAACTTCGTGCTGCTGAAGCAGAGCGTGAGCGAGGTAAGGCTGAAGCCGACGTTATTCTATCCAAAGGTCTAGCTGAAGCAGAGGCGAAAGAAAAGATTGCCGAAGCCTACAGCAAGTACGGTCAGGCTGCGATGCTGAACATGATTACAGAAATGCTTCCGGAATACGCGAAACAGGCTGCGCAGCCACTTGGTAATATCGATAAGATCACGGTCGTTGATACAGGTGGAAGCGGGTCAAACGGCGGCGCGAACAAAGTTACAGGTTACGCGACTAATTTAATGGCAGGACTGCAGGAATCCCTGAAAGCTTCCTCAGGACTGGACATTAAAGAACTCCTTGAAAGCTATGCCGGTAAAGGAAACGTGAAAGACAGCATTGATAACCTGGCAGGTGAAGTGGCATCAACAAAGGACACTACTGAAACAAAAGCTACTGAAAAAAACCAGTAA
- a CDS encoding NfeD family protein, producing MIFGVELSVIYLTGLIIAGSLTLINALFGDLLDALFESVPGAFINPTVVLSFVAVLCGAGFVFENGTQLSSLTGLFISVVIALVLVTLLHMLVLAPLSKAESSVGYHMSDLIGDYGTVTTSIGKENDYGEVIVKTTFSIKGYPARSVSGLPVASGEEVQIVDIDKENQVLIVSVEEKKLMMEEKTHE from the coding sequence ATGATTTTCGGTGTTGAGCTTTCTGTCATTTACCTGACGGGACTGATCATAGCTGGCTCATTAACACTTATTAATGCTTTGTTCGGAGATCTTCTGGATGCATTATTTGAGTCGGTGCCCGGTGCATTTATTAACCCGACTGTAGTTCTCAGTTTTGTTGCAGTCCTTTGCGGGGCGGGTTTTGTTTTTGAGAACGGTACACAGCTTTCAAGCCTCACAGGTCTTTTCATTTCCGTAGTGATTGCACTTGTTCTGGTCACACTGCTACATATGCTTGTTCTGGCTCCTTTATCAAAAGCGGAATCCAGCGTAGGCTATCACATGTCGGATTTGATCGGAGACTACGGGACTGTTACAACATCCATTGGGAAAGAAAATGACTATGGTGAAGTCATTGTAAAAACAACATTTTCCATTAAGGGGTATCCTGCAAGATCTGTGAGCGGTCTGCCGGTAGCCAGCGGGGAAGAAGTTCAAATTGTTGATATTGATAAGGAAAACCAGGTGTTGATTGTAAGTGTAGAAGAAAAAAAGCTGATGATGGAGGAAAAAACACATGAATGA
- a CDS encoding DUF896 domain-containing protein, which yields MLSKDKIARINELARKSKGEGLSASESKEQQALRQEYLKSMRQSFKNQLHSVKVVDDKGNDVTPKKLKESKENSNSDLLH from the coding sequence GTGTTAAGTAAAGATAAAATTGCCCGGATCAATGAACTGGCAAGAAAATCAAAAGGAGAAGGACTGAGTGCAAGTGAGTCAAAAGAGCAGCAGGCTTTAAGACAGGAGTACCTTAAGAGCATGCGTCAGTCTTTTAAAAATCAGCTCCATTCGGTAAAAGTCGTCGACGACAAAGGTAATGACGTAACACCGAAGAAACTGAAAGAAAGCAAGGAAAACAGCAATTCCGATCTTCTTCATTAA
- a CDS encoding YneB family resolvase-like protein codes for MEAVIYVRVSTKKESQESSLERQVRELEKLASDHDFRVIKTIEEQASGFDVDREGIFELLDTFKEKQAGVLLVQDDTRLGRGNAKMALLHQLHKLEVTVYTVQDQGTLRLSETDTMVLDIVSIVEEYQRKLHNLKIKRGMKAAVEKGYRPEKNLQSTGAGGRRRKDVPIEEIVRLRNSGLTFHDLAATLRGFGYDISKATANRRYREYIKNAVTEAREEA; via the coding sequence ATGGAAGCAGTCATCTATGTGCGTGTCAGCACGAAGAAGGAAAGTCAGGAGTCTTCTCTTGAAAGGCAGGTCAGGGAGTTGGAAAAACTGGCCTCAGATCATGACTTTCGTGTTATTAAAACGATAGAAGAGCAGGCAAGCGGGTTTGACGTGGACAGGGAGGGAATCTTTGAACTCCTGGACACATTCAAGGAAAAACAGGCTGGTGTTCTTCTTGTCCAGGATGATACCAGGCTTGGCAGAGGGAATGCAAAAATGGCTCTTTTGCATCAGCTCCATAAGCTGGAAGTGACGGTTTATACTGTTCAGGACCAGGGGACGCTCAGGCTTTCTGAGACAGATACGATGGTTCTTGATATCGTATCTATTGTTGAAGAGTATCAGAGAAAACTTCATAACCTCAAGATTAAGCGGGGTATGAAAGCAGCGGTAGAAAAAGGGTACAGGCCGGAAAAGAATCTTCAGTCAACCGGAGCCGGGGGACGGAGGAGAAAAGATGTACCTATTGAAGAAATCGTCAGACTCAGAAACAGCGGTCTCACTTTTCACGACCTTGCAGCCACTCTCAGAGGATTCGGCTACGATATTTCAAAAGCCACTGCCAACCGCAGGTATCGTGAATACATAAAAAATGCAGTGACTGAAGCCCGGGAAGAAGCTTAA
- the yneA gene encoding cell division suppressor protein YneA, whose translation MDLLINVKSSHVITAVIILVFVLVTTIPVDGKSLEAYEYDTIVVSEGDTLWTIASDLQHELNSNKETIVGWIADHNDIDGAIIIAGQKLTVPVKGENG comes from the coding sequence ATGGATTTACTGATAAACGTAAAGAGTTCCCATGTGATTACTGCTGTTATCATTCTTGTATTTGTTCTTGTTACGACGATCCCTGTAGACGGAAAAAGCCTGGAAGCATATGAGTATGATACAATTGTTGTTTCAGAAGGGGATACATTATGGACCATAGCTTCTGATCTGCAGCATGAACTGAATTCCAATAAGGAAACGATCGTAGGATGGATTGCTGATCACAATGATATTGATGGTGCCATAATTATTGCCGGACAGAAGTTAACGGTTCCTGTTAAAGGAGAGAACGGATGA
- the lexA gene encoding transcriptional repressor LexA, with protein MTKLSRRQQDILEYIKTEVKQKGYPPSVREIGEAVGLASSSTVHGHLSRLEKKGLIRRDPTKPRAIEVIELEEQNESLQISESPSVYVPFIGKVTAGQPITAIENIEEYLPLPSRMVQDEKSFILEIQGDSMIEAGIFDGDMVVVRQQQSANNGDIVVAMTEEDEATVKRFFKEKDHIRLQPENASLDPILLKHVSILGKVVGVFRTVH; from the coding sequence ATGACAAAGCTATCCCGTCGCCAGCAGGACATTCTGGAATATATTAAAACTGAAGTAAAACAAAAAGGTTATCCACCTTCCGTAAGGGAGATCGGTGAAGCTGTCGGGCTTGCTTCAAGTTCGACCGTTCACGGCCATTTGTCACGTCTGGAGAAAAAAGGCCTGATCAGAAGAGATCCGACCAAACCACGCGCCATTGAAGTCATTGAGCTGGAAGAACAAAATGAAAGTTTACAAATTTCCGAGAGTCCGTCTGTGTACGTTCCCTTCATTGGTAAGGTTACCGCCGGCCAGCCCATTACAGCTATTGAAAATATTGAAGAGTACCTTCCGCTTCCTTCCCGTATGGTACAGGATGAAAAGTCATTTATTCTGGAAATCCAGGGTGATTCCATGATTGAAGCAGGAATTTTCGACGGGGATATGGTGGTTGTTCGTCAGCAGCAAAGCGCCAATAACGGAGATATTGTAGTAGCAATGACCGAAGAGGATGAGGCTACGGTTAAACGATTCTTCAAAGAAAAAGATCACATCCGCCTTCAGCCTGAAAACGCGTCTCTTGACCCGATCCTGTTAAAACATGTTTCTATTTTAGGTAAAGTCGTCGGTGTATTCCGCACCGTGCATTAA
- a CDS encoding YqaE/Pmp3 family membrane protein has translation MMYLLAILLPPVAVLLVGRPFQALLNLVLTLFFWLPGAIHACFIVADQKQDKRMKKYSKE, from the coding sequence ATGATGTACTTACTGGCTATTTTACTGCCTCCGGTAGCTGTACTATTGGTAGGAAGACCGTTTCAGGCATTGCTGAATTTGGTTTTAACGCTCTTTTTCTGGCTGCCGGGAGCCATTCACGCCTGTTTTATTGTAGCGGACCAGAAGCAGGATAAGAGAATGAAAAAATACTCAAAAGAATAA
- a CDS encoding DUF2294 domain-containing protein, translating into MKRTKGTIESEISKALTQWEKDYLGRGSVSVKTDILRDMIIVTLQGVLTPAEFSLCETTEGMLSVKRFRFDLVESGQKELMNIILNITEQEVKSFHTDISTRTGERVMVFRLYNIYEKKLTQ; encoded by the coding sequence ATGAAAAGGACAAAAGGAACGATTGAGTCTGAAATAAGTAAAGCATTAACCCAGTGGGAAAAAGATTACCTTGGGCGCGGATCAGTCTCTGTGAAAACCGATATTTTAAGGGATATGATTATTGTTACTCTTCAGGGAGTCTTAACACCGGCTGAGTTTTCCCTTTGTGAAACAACTGAAGGTATGCTCTCAGTAAAAAGATTCCGGTTTGATTTAGTAGAGTCGGGCCAGAAGGAATTAATGAATATCATTCTGAATATAACGGAACAGGAAGTTAAAAGTTTTCATACAGATATCAGCACGCGCACAGGCGAGAGGGTCATGGTGTTCAGGCTTTACAATATTTACGAGAAAAAACTAACACAATAA
- a CDS encoding sodium-dependent bicarbonate transport family permease: MSEIIIQNLLSPVVLFFALGIFASLVKSDLAFPKGIGEGLSIYLLIAIGIKGGIELSHYSVNDVVAPIIATLCLGVTIPFITLFITRLMKMDLKNSIGLAATYGSTSIVSFGAAVSFLEKSGAAYEGFMNAMVVLMESPAILVSIVLLKMMEKNETIPAFSSPRLGIIATPGRFIDREIIRESLFGKSILLLLGSLIIGLVLGTRAIPMVQPLFMDLYSSVLIIFLLYMGLVVGQRLPEVKKHGVKLLMFGLLTPLLFGSLGVIAGSVIGLSPGGSALMGVIAGSASYIAAPAALKTSVPEANPSIYLGVALGVTFPFNLIIGIPVYYEIAKWLH, translated from the coding sequence ATGTCAGAAATCATCATTCAGAATTTATTGTCACCTGTAGTATTATTTTTTGCTTTAGGAATTTTTGCTTCTTTAGTTAAATCGGATTTGGCGTTTCCCAAAGGAATTGGCGAAGGATTAAGTATATATCTTTTAATTGCCATCGGCATAAAAGGAGGAATTGAACTTTCTCATTACTCTGTTAACGATGTCGTTGCGCCGATTATCGCAACCTTATGTCTGGGAGTCACAATCCCCTTTATAACCCTTTTTATTACACGGTTAATGAAAATGGATCTGAAGAATTCTATTGGACTGGCAGCGACTTACGGATCTACCAGTATTGTAAGCTTTGGTGCAGCTGTCTCCTTTCTTGAAAAAAGCGGTGCCGCGTATGAAGGATTTATGAATGCAATGGTGGTCCTGATGGAAAGCCCTGCAATCTTAGTATCTATTGTGTTACTTAAAATGATGGAGAAAAACGAAACAATACCTGCATTTTCCTCACCAAGGCTTGGAATTATTGCAACACCCGGAAGATTCATTGACAGAGAAATCATAAGGGAAAGTCTCTTCGGGAAAAGCATATTACTTCTTCTCGGCAGTTTAATAATCGGCCTGGTTCTCGGTACCCGGGCAATTCCAATGGTTCAACCCTTATTTATGGATTTATACAGCAGTGTATTGATTATATTTTTACTCTACATGGGCCTGGTTGTGGGTCAGCGCCTTCCTGAAGTTAAAAAGCACGGTGTAAAACTGTTAATGTTCGGATTATTGACGCCTCTTCTTTTTGGCAGTTTAGGGGTAATTGCCGGCAGTGTGATCGGTTTGTCACCAGGAGGGTCTGCACTAATGGGGGTTATTGCAGGAAGTGCATCTTATATAGCTGCGCCGGCTGCATTAAAAACTTCTGTACCTGAAGCAAATCCTTCTATTTATTTAGGTGTAGCCTTAGGAGTCACTTTTCCTTTCAACCTGATTATCGGCATACCTGTTTACTACGAAATTGCTAAGTGGCTGCACTAG
- a CDS encoding AbrB/MazE/SpoVT family DNA-binding domain-containing protein has translation MSYIITLWEGRIVIPKELRRILDINIKDPVEIFTDNEKIILQKYKANMTCDVTSEITDNNESFLDGKLVLSPKGKNALVNEITLSLPSFYKLL, from the coding sequence ATTTCGTATATCATTACTCTATGGGAAGGAAGAATTGTTATCCCTAAGGAACTACGGCGGATATTGGATATCAATATTAAGGATCCGGTTGAGATTTTTACAGATAACGAAAAAATCATTCTGCAGAAATACAAAGCGAATATGACGTGTGATGTTACCAGTGAGATTACTGACAATAACGAATCCTTTTTGGACGGGAAGCTGGTGCTCAGTCCGAAAGGAAAGAACGCCTTAGTTAACGAAATAACCCTTTCTCTCCCCTCTTTTTATAAATTGCTATAA
- a CDS encoding Ger(x)C family spore germination protein codes for MIKKIKYMLVAGLLIFLTGCWDSNDIDELSIVLGMGIDKSENDKEPIRYTSQIARSVSNSDYVSDQLPFENVSLTGNAIHEIIRDLSLELAHPIFAQHIKVIILNESIAQENRMSDLLNQVLRDNVSRLSPTVYITSGKAQSILEVSRNEDIPSSYIEGIKGNRARTMGLVQEMGVGDVAGKLSSNSSFLLQNIDVIDGKIKMNGAGVIKGHEQKLIGFLNKEEVEGIN; via the coding sequence GTGATTAAGAAAATAAAATACATGCTTGTAGCTGGTTTATTGATCTTTTTGACTGGATGCTGGGACAGTAATGACATTGACGAACTTTCCATTGTATTAGGAATGGGGATTGATAAATCTGAGAACGACAAGGAACCGATTAGATATACCAGTCAAATTGCGCGTTCTGTCAGCAACTCTGATTATGTTTCAGACCAACTCCCTTTTGAAAATGTATCACTCACAGGCAATGCTATTCATGAGATAATAAGAGACCTGTCATTAGAATTGGCCCATCCCATTTTTGCTCAACACATAAAGGTAATCATACTTAATGAAAGTATTGCTCAAGAGAATAGGATGTCTGATCTTTTGAACCAAGTTTTGCGGGATAACGTATCCCGACTGAGTCCGACCGTATATATAACAAGCGGGAAAGCTCAAAGTATTTTAGAGGTGAGCAGAAACGAAGATATTCCAAGCTCCTATATTGAAGGAATTAAGGGTAATAGAGCACGTACCATGGGCTTGGTCCAAGAGATGGGAGTTGGAGATGTAGCGGGAAAACTCAGTTCTAACTCAAGCTTTCTTTTGCAAAATATTGATGTCATCGATGGAAAAATAAAAATGAATGGAGCCGGTGTAATTAAAGGGCATGAACAAAAATTAATTGGCTTTTTAAATAAGGAAGAAGTAGAGGGAATAAACTAG